The sequence below is a genomic window from Rhinopithecus roxellana isolate Shanxi Qingling chromosome 7, ASM756505v1, whole genome shotgun sequence.
TACCTGCCCCAATAGCTGTAGGCTATTTAGATGATAGGATCTAGACAGAAGTGGCTCCTTCCCTGCTGCAACTTTAGGTCTAATCTCCTAGCCTCTGGAAGAAACTTCCATTTAGTCCTTCCATCCTGCTTTGAGCTCCCTGCAGTTGAGGGGATCAAAGGCCCAGCAAAGAGATGGTAATCAGTGCCTTTGGTGGCACCATAAAGGCAAAGTAACAGTTGTTTCCTGGGAACATGAGGAATGGTCACTCCAACTGAGTTCCCTTACAAAGTAAGCCTCTGCCACTCTCATTCTGGACACTAGAGTTGTATTAGGGGTGTGAGATCGGTGCGGCTTTTGGAAGCCCCTAGCCTGACCTCATGCGGCCCCCACCAAACTTAATGTTACACACACTCAAGAGTGAGCAAACAGTCCCTGGCTTACTGAGTCCCTTGCTCTGAGGGGCTGGCTAATGAGGCTATTTAGTTCAGGGTGCAGGCTTGGATAGTTTGCTTACTGGCCAATGAGGCCATGAAGAAGTCATTAAAATTTGACAAGAAGGTACCAAATGCTGCAAACAACCCTCCAACAAAGActgttttttccaaataaggaaactaAGTGATTCCTGGGAGCAGATGGATTATGTTCACTCACAGGAGGGAACCAGAAAAGGAAGTTCTCTTGGCAAGAATAAGGCATAAATTTCAGTACCTCTCTGCTTTAGAGATGAATCACCTTGTGTGGCAGAGGTAATAAACTAGGGCAGGGTTCTTAGGTCTGAACTACTTTTCTGCTTCTGGTCTCTTTACAAGACCACTATCAAAACACGACCATCACAGCCTGGTCTGGCCGTGTAGCCCTTGCCTAACTCCAGCCTGCCTCTCAGAGCCTTGTCAATATCCCTGTCCATCTAGGAAACACATTTACAGAAAATGATCTCTAACAACGTTTCCTGGGACATGTGATTCTGATCTGAGTTTTGTTACCACTTATCCCTATAGGGCTTTGGACCACCTCAAAGGTTTCTGACAACTCAAAAATAATTAGGGATGACACCAGCTGCTTTAGCCCCAGATTCATCACTCAGTTTTTTCAACCCTGACACCTGATAATTATaacaatagttaacatttattgagccgttattatgtgccaaacactgtccTGTgtgttaatatattatattttgcaATAACCCTATGGAActggtaatattctttttttttttctctctctctctctctcgagacagagtcttgctctgttgcccaggctggagtgtagtggtgcatcggctcagtgcaacctccgcctcccaggttcaagcgatttttctgcctcagccttacaagtagctgggatttataagcacacgccaccacacccagctaaattttttttgtattcttagtagagatggggtttcaccatgttggccaggctggtctcgcactcttgtccacgtgatccgcctgcctcggcctcccaaagtgctgggatcacaggcgtgagccaccgcgcccggccagaactggTAATATTCTTATTCCCATGTTACAGGCAAGATGATTGAGAGGATAAGGAATTTACCTAAGGTAAATTATTAGTAGATGATGAGCTTGGGAGACAAACCTAAATCTGCTGACCCCAATCTCCTACTCCTAATCACTACCCTACTCCCAGCCATGTAGCACATTCATAAATTCACCATGGATGTGTGAAATTACCTACTGTGTAAGCCCCCAGTAAAAAGTCTTCTTAGGAACAAGCACTGAGAGATGGGAGATCATAGGGCCTGGTTCCCAACAAATCAGTGCAAGAGGGAATATATTCATTGTAAGATCCACAAGGAACTGTGTTGCTTTTGCTTCCTGTTATTTCTACATGACAAAGTTCAGTGGCTGGTACatagtacatgctcaataaatatttattgaatgaataaatggcgTTGCTCCCTGATTTGTTCAGAGCTTTGCTGACTGTAAGGACTTTGAGGTGACCTCTAAATTCCCTACATGAAGACATGAGACAGGGAGAATCTGTGCCCAGTCCCATCAGCACAAATCTTCCTGCGTAATCAAAACATCACCGGGCCCAGACAACTGGAGTCCACTGACTTTAATTGCTATTTTctacctcaattttctcatcccAAAAGAATGGATACTGTCTCTAGAGTGCTTTGTGATAGTTTCTAATTTCTGATACAGTAAGACGACAGAAATTGGTTCAAAACTCTGATATTCTTTTGGTTGTTTCTTACAAGGCATGATCTTAAGAAGATTATTTTACCACTCTGGGCTGTATTCTCCTCATCTGTATCATGAGGGAGCAGGACTTTCTACTTGCTGAGGATCTTTTGACCTTGGACACGCTAATATTTCCTGAAGAGAGTCAAAGTAAGGCACTGTCTCTCCTCATTCCCTAGCCAGATAGCATCCCCAACCCCAGCCTCCACATTGTCAACAATGTTATTAGCAGTATAttacagggagagagagaatgcagGACACCAGCTCTTGCCCGGTGGCTCTTCTCAACCTTAAATCCAAGGTAAATGGTGAGCAGGAGGGCACATTGGGATGAATGGGAAATGGGGTGCTCTATGGCAAGCAAGTTCCCTTGCATGTCTCTTCACCTTAGGCAAAGAGGCCCGGGAGCCAGAGCTCTGGGTGGTCATGGTGAGCACGGTGGTGATGCCCAGGCCCACACGGGCAGGGGCAGCATCCATGTTGATCCAGAAGGAGACCCAGGACAGGATGACGATGAGTAGGCTGGGGATGTACATCTGAATCAGATAGTAGCCCATCTGCCGCTCCAGGTGAAACTTTACCTCAATGCAGGTGAATTTCCCTGCAAGGAGAGAGGTGAGGAGTCAGGCCCCAGTTCCCCAGTCTGTAGCTGAGCCTAAGGGGATTAGGACAGGAGGAGGGCAGCCCTCTGCTGACCAGCCTCTGGGCACCTCAGCTGGGCCAATGAATGAGCCTTTCATAATGGCCCCAGGCAGTGCCAGATGTATATACTAAGGAAGCTCTCAGACCGACCATCAAAGACTTGGCCTTTTGCTCCCAGCACTTTCATTTCCAGCAGAAGGCCTTTCACATGACGGCTCGGCAAGAGGATAAGGAGCAGGAGGGCTccagagtcagactgcctgggtttgaatcctgaacCTTCCACTGTGTGACTTTGtgctttgagcttcagtttccttgacTGTAAAACAGAGTAGTGATACCAACTCCATCACTGCGCTATtggaaaaattaaacaagataatgTATTTGAGGCATTTGACACATAGGTAGCtgttactattatcattattaacaaAGCAATTGGCTTAGACTCCACTTAGATCTCAGCAGCCATGCTTGTGCTTGCTAGTGCCCCAGAAGCTCTCTAGCAACAATTCACTAGGATAAACACTGTTTGTGTCTTAAGCAAGTGAGAAGAGCCAGATAGCAAACATCTGAAAACCGCCCAACAGAGACCAGCTCCAGACTGCGGGGAGCGGGTTCCCATAGAGCATCAGGCTGCAGCATTCTATTCCACCAGCAAAAAGTGCATTGGCCCAGGCACACCAACCAATGCTCCACCTCCTTTGCCAACCTTCACTTTACTCTGCTTTCCAGGGCCCTAGGGCTGAGAAAATACTAGCTCAGAGCTTCTCTTGGAAGCAGAGGCTCAGGATAATCCAAGCGAAAAGGAGAAGatgcatatattattattttattctggcCTAGGTCTAGTCTTATCAGGCCTACTTGATTCTTCAAAGCCAGTGATTTCGTCAATGACTGATTATGGTTTTGACACTTTGTATGATGCTGTGACCTCTTACTGTTCCCTGAATCCACCTCACTTCATCCCACCCCGGGATTCTTGTCATGACATGCCTTTATTAGGTACccatattttctttcccttctttccttcttcttcttcttctttttttttttttttgcaatagcagttttgtttttaattccaaaaTTAAAACTTGTTTAGTATAGAAAAAATGAGAAGTAGAGAAGGGATAATAATATTCATAAGCTTATTATTTATCAAACCCCTACTAAGGGACCTGACTTCAtatactttatctcatttaatcctatagCAACTCTTTGCGGCAAGTAAAATTATTATCTCTCATATTACAGATAGGAATACGGAGGCATGAAGAGATTAAGTTATGTTTCTCAAAGGCACTCAACTAGTAAATGATGATGCCAGAATCCAAACTCAGCTCTATCTGCCTCCAAACTTCTTGCTTTTATCTGTTGTATCACATTACTTTAGAGACATTTAGTGCTATTTCCACCCAAAGCTTTTAAATGCAtgcttttggtttatttcttttacCGTAATATAATCATTCTGTATTTATACCTCTGAATCTTACCTTTTTTCACTTGTACTTTCACACATTGATATAACACCTTGTAACCATCCCTTTTAATGTCTGCATACTAATCCACTAAGCAGACACACTATGTAATTTACTTAACCTCTGCCCTATTGGTGGATATTTAAAAcagttccaagtttttgctaatATAAACAGCCACCCAGGAGCCTCCTTGGGGTCAAAGGCCAATGCAgtattttggaatatttccatATAATACATTTCAAGGAATAGGATTCCTGgataaataagtagaaaaacaattttagttTCTAAAGTTTCTCAAAGCATGTTCGCTGGACCACCTGCATCAGAATCCTCAGgatgcttgttaaaatgcagatttctgggcaTCACTCCAAGTATAGGTAACCgtaatcagaatctctgagaggTAGAGCCCAGGAGCCAGCATTTTAATAGACTCCCCAGGGGAATATAATGAACaccaaagtttgaaaaccactgatctatATACAGTTTGCCAACTTTTTTACTCCAAAATGTTTGTATCAATTTTCATTCCCCCTTGTATTTTCTGAATTCAATGGCCTTTTCCTCTTCCCACTCCCCACACCCCTACATACATGCACACCCATATTCATGGGGCAGTACCCAAAACATATCAGCCCACCATGGAAGGGACCCGGGATCTCCCCTCTTCAGGCTGCTGCCTCTATTTCAGGGTCAGAGCTCCGTGCAGACAAATTGTCAGGGAAAATGTGGAGCCAGCAACTCTTAGAGAAGCTGCAGGGGGGCAGATGCTCAGGCTGGGAAAGCAGCCCTTCTCCACTTCTTAGCTGACATTTCACACCTGGGAAGTTCCTGAGAGCTGGCAGTGGTGACACAGTGGGAAGTGTGGACTGTAAGCTGGCCACTGCCCTCAGGCCTATTCCCTCTGGGTTCAGCATAGTCACTCCCTATTACCAGATATGGATTCCCTGCTTCCACACAAAGTTGATCCCAGGAAAAGTGGGAAACTTTCCACCCACTGTCGTTTGCTCTGCAGCATGCGACAGGAACAAGAACATGGACTTTGGAGTTAGAAGGCTTGGATTTAAATTCTAaatctgccatttactagctataTGACTTGGACACTTGATTTAACTGACTTCTTAGAACCTCAGTTTTCCCTTTCTGAAAAATGGTATTTATAATTGCTATCACAAATAGATAAGTTATATGAAGCCCCTGGCCCCATATCTGACATAAATTGAACCTTTGATAGAGGCCAGCTGACTTGTCCCCTTGCCTCACATCTGAAGGTTCTCCTGTGTCTCACAGCCAGTAAAGATCCTGGTTTTTACCTGTGTTGTAGTGCTTGGTACAATAGCCTAGATCCTTCTCATCCCGCAAGATAAACTGGGGCAGAGTCAGCCCCTCAGCCACTTGGACAGCAGGAGCATCTTCCAGCCACTCAAACACGAGGTCATTCATGGTGTAGCCAACTGAAAGTGACAGAGATGGCAGAGGGCTGCAGAGTGTGGGTGTTGGGTGGGGGTAGGGGTAGGATCAGAACAGGCAGGAGAGAACAGGTGAGGAGTAAGGTCTGGGGTTTAGGAGCTTCATGCTTATCATGGAAAGGGAAACTTTTCTGGAGAGGACACTTGGTCAGTTGTCTCACGGGCCCATCCTGAGTGGGCAGGTAAATCAGGAAGACTACAGACTCCTACCCTGTTTTCAAGCTTGAGAAAAGCCCAAAGAGAAATCATTTTGGCAGACCTAGAAAGCAGGTCAAGAGGGTTGGAAAGATGTCAAGGAACCCAGCTAGGAGCCTCCTGCCATATCTCAAGCCCAGGGGAGTAAGCATGTGTACCGAACACACGTCTTAAGCTGAGCTAGCCTCAGAGCCAGAGCTTCTGCCACATCACCTCAGGGAGGAGACAGCTATTTATATCCTGCCAGTCATGCATGGGACAATGTGCATACCATAGATCCTAGCCAGGGCCTTGAGTTGGGACAAATTTAAAGCTAATATCTGAACATGCCAAGTTATTCACACATACATAGCAGTTCATGAGGGCTCATGCCACGTATATGACCATATTTGCACATGTCAGGTAGAGATGGGAGCAGAAACACCAAGGCTCACAGACATCCAGTGTTGGGCCTTGACCCAGagtagctctgtgactttggataagtcacttccccttctgtaaaatgggaattatagTAGCTGCTCTACCCACTTTTCAGAGCTgccatgaagggatattgagaGCCCAGGTGTGAAAGTGGTTTAAGAACTCTAAAGAGCTGACCACACAAGACACATTCTACTCATTACAGTTATTTTATGCTGGAAACAGCCTTATAAGCCTTCTTCTGGGAACATCTAGTGGATGGCTCCAGATCTAACGTCTCCGCCGACCCAGGAGATGAGGAGGGAGTGGAAATAAGTGATGGCCCAGCCTTGTCATCCTTGGTTCCTCTGCACTTTGGGCAGCCCCTCCAGGCTGGCACCCCTGCCACAGAGGAGCCCTTGGCTGACCTCTTCATTCTAGGCACTGTCCTCTGCCTAGAACTGTCATCTCCTACCTCTCTACAAAGGTATCTGTGTTTGTGGGGAACCAGGGCTCCACGAGTGCCCCCACCCTGCCCACTCTGGCATTTTTATAGGCATCTTCAATGCCTTAACTCAAGGGAAGTAAAGGTGGAACTACTTCAGGCACTGTGAGAGGGGACACACCTTTGGGCAGAGAAGATGCCACTCAAATCGCCCCCCAAAACAGCACAAACGCATTTGTGCGTAAGGCTGATGCCTTCCTGTTCCCCAGCCCCATGGAACAGCCAGATCAGCAAATAGTGTGGGGATGAAAAACACACTGTTCTAGGGGTTAGGGAGCCCTGGTTTCTAGTCTCATCTGTGCCAAGAATTGGCTGGGTGTGCTTGAGTAAGTTCTTCCCAACTCTGGGTAGCCCTTTTCATCTGTGATGTCATGAGGTCGGGTTAACTCACTGTTATTCCAGGTCCTCTGTGACTCTATAGAGACACTTACAACTCTCCAGCTGCATCGTGCAGGTCTGGATGTCCATGGGGAAGTTCTTGAGGTCCATTGGGCAGGACAAAATGAGGGTCAACCTAGTGGGATCAGTAAGAAAGAAATGACTTCGGCTTACTGGGGCCCATCACAGCACAAGGGaaccctcctcccactcctcgGTCTTCATCTAAATTCTTCTCCTGGCCATCCACCCAGTGCACCTGATGCTGTAGAGCACATTCCCATTCTTGAAGATGCGCAGTAACTTGTTGTCCGTGGTCACCTCATGGAAGTTGGCCCCTTTCTCATTGGCAAAGAACAGGTCTGGCTTCCAGATAGAGTCCAGCATGGAGGGATCGAGGTCCAGAGAGTCGTCAGGATATTCTCGGTAGGACAGGCGTGGGTCATTCCACTGTTGCCTCAAGAAGACATTTACCCGGTAGTCCTGGGAGGGTGCAGATATGGGCCCATCAGAAACATTGCCATTCCCAGGGGCCCAGCAAGCCTGTATGGGCAGGAAGGCCATGAGGAGGAGTGTTGGGAGCACATCTCGGGCAGTAGGCATTTTTCACTAGAGAAGGAGCCTTCCTTGGGCTGATATGGCAAAAGATGCTAGCTTGCTATCTGGTGGGCTCCTCCCACTCACACTAGGCTggaagtggggagtggggagatcCCTTACCATGGTGGTCTCGGTGACGGAGCCGAAACTGTTGATGAAGATGTTGCAGGTCACGTTCACGGGTGGGCCTGAGGGTAACAAAGCACAGGCCATTGGCAGGGCATTCCAGGAGAATGGGAGCAGCTTCCAGAACTCCCTCCCTGAGCTTCAGGCCAGGGCACTGCTGGGAGAAATCAGTGCCAGCTACACACGCCCATGGGCAATGCGGTGGGGAGGCTCCTTCTGAGCTGTTAGAACTAGCCCTAGCCCTGGACCTCCAGCCTCCTTTCCTTAGGGGAGGCAATAGGGGCTGGCTGGGTAATGTTCTGCCaaaggtggtggggagggaggaatttTTATAGGATGAAGATTTCTTACCTTTAAAATTGGGTCGAATCCTGGCATCATACCCAGATGTTCGCCCCATAAGCTTGTCTAGGAAATCAGAGGGGGACATGGACTGGGACCCCTTGGTTCcagatttgacttcctcttttgccAAGGCCACCCTGGACAGGAGAGGTAAAAAAGTCTGAGGCCAGTTGTGTGCTGCATTTATCACAGACTCTCAGTTTCCATACCCCTCAGGCAGGAGGACAGAAGATGACGGGTCTCTGGGTGCCATTTGCAAAACGAGAACAAAAACAGCCATAAATCAACACGGCAGCCTACCTGTTAGTACTAGAAAAGTGTTTTCGCAAACAGTAGGTCTTCTTACCCTCCCAATTCTCAGTGAGATGGGGGTGAGgactgttattcccattttacagatgagaaaactgaggcttcaaAAGGAGGAATGACTTGTTCAAAGTCTCAGAGCTAGTGACAGGGTCAGGACTCATACCCTAGGCTGAGGCCTCATCCAATGTTCTCTTTCTGAAGGTACTTGGAAAACACTCAGCGAGAGATGTCTTGCGGGAAATGATGTGGCTACTACAAAGTTTTGCCCGTCTAGCCTAGTCAAGGATGGGAAGGGCTcaaggataatttttatttttgagagttgGCTTCAGTTGCTTGGGCTTTATGCTGGGCTGCTCAGGAAGTAGGACTCAGCTTCTGAAGAGGAAGTTTTGGCTTCTGGCGCATGCTCCAGCAGGAAGCTATGTTTGAGCTACGTTTTAGTTAAGGGCCATGCCACTGCAGGCAGGGGAACTAGTCTTGGTAACTATGGTGGGGAAGCAGGACTCTAGGGACGGGGAAAAGCCTCCCGGTAGGGTAGACATGCTGAGGTCAACTCCCATATTTTCCTGCTAACAGCTTGATTTTGAGGAAGGAGCCAGTGTGCTTTGGCATAGCTTAGAAGCCAGTCCCCTTTTCCCCTAACAGATTTCCTTCTAACAGCAGCAAAGCCCCTTCCATATGCCTACTTACCAACTTGCCAGCTAACAGATAAACTAGGGATTAGGAGCTCAGCAAAGCCTTGGGGACAGGAGCAGTGCTCAGGGCCGAGCTCAGCTGgactccaggctgggccaggcaCCTCCTGCTCTCTCCTGCCTGCTGTCGTTGCTCTATAGCCGACTCCACCACTGTCACTGCTGCTGCCACACTGTGGGACTGAGCAGCGGGGTAACTGCTGTGCTGCTGGGGACTAGTCTTTTTTGAGCCAGTGGGCTCCTCTTTCCCAGTAGATCCATGTACCATCCAGTGACCgacagaataataaaaatagctaaggCACCATGCTAAATGCTTTACACACTCTATCTAGTTTAGTTCTCACATTAGTCCTCTCGACTAAGTATTATGATTACCCCCATTATATAAATGAGAAGACTGAGGATCAGCAAGGTGAGGTGAATTCTTCACGATCATGCAGCTAGTGAGTGGTAAAGCCGGGATTCAAATCCAGAGCTATTGACTTCAAAACTAGCTCTATCTATCACAATTACTATGGTGCAGGCAGCCCAGGGTGGGCTGCCAAGGAGCCAAAGTAGGGGAAGGTCGGCAGCCCCACCCTGACCTTCTAGAGTCCTGGCTCCTTGAATCTTCTAAGCAAGAGGAAGCCCTTACCCTGGGGACAGAGACAGGCTCTGAAAATCCAAGGAGGCTGGTGATGGTGCTGGAGCAAGGAGAAGTCTGTGACTTCACCACAGGATGTCCACACAGGATAgccaggtgctgctgctgctggccacCTGCCACCTGCCTGCTGGGAGGCCACGTGGTCCTGCACATGGAGAAACTGGACCCTCCCCACTGTCCTCAGCCCCACTCTCAGGTCACCTCTCCTGCTAATCCTAGACCTAGTATCCTGGGACAGGCTATGGGCTTAGCAGTCTTGGGCCCCAGTCCCTGTTGCAGTTCCCTCTTCTGGAGCTAACTTGTCTGAGGACCTGAGAGCAGTCACAGTGTGCAGCCACTCCCTC
It includes:
- the LOC104676364 gene encoding glycine receptor subunit alpha-4, with protein sequence MTTLVPATLSFLLLWTLPGQVLLRVALAKEEVKSGTKGSQSMSPSDFLDKLMGRTSGYDARIRPNFKGPPVNVTCNIFINSFGSVTETTMDYRVNVFLRQQWNDPRLSYREYPDDSLDLDPSMLDSIWKPDLFFANEKGANFHEVTTDNKLLRIFKNGNVLYSIRLTLILSCPMDLKNFPMDIQTCTMQLESFGYTMNDLVFEWLEDAPAVQVAEGLTLPQFILRDEKDLGYCTKHYNTGKFTCIEVKFHLERQMGYYLIQMYIPSLLIVILSWVSFWINMDAAPARVGLGITTVLTMTTQSSGSRASLPKVSYVKAIDIWMAVCLLFVFAALLEYAAVNFVSRQHKEFIRLRRRQRRQRMEEDIIQESRFYFRGYGLGHCLQARDGGPTEGSGIYSPQPPAPLLREGETIQKLYVDRAKRIDTISRAVFPFTFLIFNIFYWVVYKVLQSEDIHQAL